One window of SAR324 cluster bacterium genomic DNA carries:
- the deoA gene encoding thymidine phosphorylase, with translation MIPQELIRKKRDGLELTLPEIEFLVGGLTSGQLSEGQVAAFAMAVYFQGMTAKECAGLTWAMMNSGDTLNWKNLDLNGPVLDKHSTGGIGDKVSLMLGPLVAACGGYVPMISGRGLGHTGGTLDKLDSIPGYQTAPDLAKLRQVVREVGVAIIGQTSELAPADRRLYAIRDVTATVESIPLITASILSKKLAAGLDALVMDVKTGSGAFMPTHDQSMALARSIVAVADGNGVKTSALLTDMNQVLGLNVGNGLEVLETIKYLKNEKVDPRLDQVIVSLGGELLFLGGLVASAEDGRARIRNAREDGSGAEFFAKMVAALGGPTDLVEQFDHHLEKAAVLFPVLPKQSGYLVKMDARQIGLALVHLGGGRTHADQQIDYAVGFENFGNLNDYVSQQQPIALVHARTKAEAEQAILNILKVCVIAEEPAKNIQSNCVYDRIALDQDVEED, from the coding sequence GCCTTTGCAATGGCAGTCTATTTTCAGGGTATGACCGCAAAAGAATGTGCGGGATTAACGTGGGCAATGATGAACTCTGGAGATACCCTCAATTGGAAGAACCTGGATCTAAATGGTCCAGTTTTGGACAAGCACTCCACGGGGGGTATTGGGGATAAGGTAAGTCTAATGCTGGGGCCCCTGGTTGCCGCATGTGGGGGGTATGTGCCAATGATCTCTGGTCGTGGACTGGGCCATACGGGGGGGACACTGGATAAACTGGATTCGATTCCTGGATATCAGACTGCACCAGATTTGGCGAAATTACGACAAGTTGTCAGAGAGGTAGGCGTCGCCATCATTGGGCAAACTTCAGAATTGGCTCCTGCAGATCGCCGTCTTTATGCGATTCGAGATGTGACAGCTACCGTCGAGAGCATTCCGTTGATTACGGCTTCAATACTCTCCAAGAAACTGGCCGCGGGATTGGATGCTTTGGTAATGGACGTCAAAACAGGATCCGGTGCATTCATGCCAACCCATGATCAGTCAATGGCTTTGGCTAGAAGCATAGTTGCTGTTGCTGATGGGAATGGAGTAAAGACCTCTGCACTGCTTACAGATATGAACCAAGTTCTTGGTTTGAATGTAGGGAACGGCTTGGAAGTTCTGGAAACCATCAAATATCTAAAAAACGAAAAGGTTGACCCTCGTCTTGATCAAGTCATCGTCTCCCTCGGTGGAGAATTACTTTTTCTTGGAGGCTTAGTTGCCTCTGCTGAGGATGGTAGGGCTAGAATCAGAAATGCCCGGGAAGACGGGTCAGGGGCAGAATTTTTTGCAAAAATGGTAGCAGCTCTAGGAGGACCAACTGATCTTGTTGAGCAATTTGACCATCATTTAGAAAAAGCCGCTGTGCTTTTCCCAGTGCTGCCAAAGCAAAGTGGTTATCTTGTGAAAATGGATGCAAGGCAAATTGGACTGGCCCTAGTCCACTTGGGAGGAGGGAGAACCCACGCCGACCAACAAATTGACTATGCAGTTGGATTCGAAAATTTTGGGAATCTCAATGATTACGTGAGCCAGCAACAACCAATTGCCTTGGTTCACGCACGTACAAAAGCAGAAGCAGAGCAAGCGATTCTGAATATCCTGAAAGTGTGTGTTATTGCTGAGGAGCCAGCAAAAAATATCCAATCAAATTGCGTTTATGACCGGATTGCCCTTGACCAAGATGTAGAAGAAGACTAA